One Ranitomeya variabilis isolate aRanVar5 chromosome 4, aRanVar5.hap1, whole genome shotgun sequence genomic window, gtttgcccttaataatcgggctagttcagctactttggtttcgccttttttttttaattttggttttcatcctcgtttttcttctgggcaggttgagccttctgactgtcctggtgtagattctgtggttgacaggttgcagcagatttgggctcgtgtggtagacaatttggtgttgtctaaggaggaggctcaatgttttgctaaccgtcgtcggtgtgttggttcccggcttcaggttggggatctggtctggttgtcttcccgtcatgttcctatgaaggtttcttctcctaagtttaagcctcggtttattggtccttaaaggatttctgggattattaatccggtgtcttttcgattggcgcttccggcctcttttgctatccataatgtcttccatagatctttattgcagaaatatgtggtacccgttgttccctctgttgatcctccagcccctgtgttgttgatggggagttggagtatgtggtggagaagattttggattctcgtttttcgaggcggaggcttcagtatcttgtcaaatggaagggttatggccaggaggataattcttgggtttttgcctctgatgtccatgctgctgatttggttcatgcttttcatctggctcgtcctgatcggcctgggggctctggtgagggttcggtgacccctcctcagggggggtactgttgtgaattctgcttttgggctccctccggtggttgtaggtggtaatgcagttgtccctgggttgcagtcctggtcaggtgtatctgctgattgcagctctgactggggtatttaggcgtgcaggattcattagtccttgccagttgtccatggttttgggaAGTGTTGTCCTtgcttggttccttctgccttgctgccaaatcagctaagataagtgtctggttttgtttttgtggcacacatgctgtgtgcttaataattcagtgctgtgctattcattgtttttttgtccagcttagattgtgtcagtattttctcagttttgttggattctctggagttgcagatatacattccatgtctttagttagattgtggaactttttgtattatctgctgtggatatttttggaagggttttaatactgaccgcttagtattctgtcctatctttccctatttagctagagtggcctcttttgctgaattctgttttctgcctgcgtgtgtctttcctctcctactcacagtcaatatttgtggggggctgcctatcctttggggttctgctctgaggcaagatagtattcctatttctatctataggggtatttagtcctccggctgtgtcgaggtgtctagggtttgttaggcacaccccacgactacttctagttgcggtgttagttcagggtttgcggtcagtacagtttccacctactccagagaaagtttcatgcggctccaaagtcaccggatcataacaggtatcaggtgcagtaatagggacacatacggcagcagcggcttagtattgggatatcaggggcagtaatagggacacatacggcagcagtggctcagtattggggtatcaggtgcagtaatacagacacatatggcagcagtggctcagtactggggcatcaggtgcagtaatagggacacatacggcagcagcggctcagtattggggcatcaggttcagtaatagggacacatacggcagcagcagctcagtattggggtatcgggggcagtaatagggacacatatggcagcagaggctcagtattggggtatcaggtgcagtaatacagacacatacggcagcagaggctcagtattggggtatcaggggcagtaataaggacacatacggcagcagaggcttagtattgggctatcaggtgcagtaatagggacacctacggcagcagcggctcagtattggggtatcaggtgcagtaatagggtcacctacggcagcagcggctcagtattggggtatcaggggcagtaatagggacacatacggcagcagcggctcagtattggggtatcaggtgcagtaatagggacacatatggcagcagcggctcagtattggggtatcaggggcagtaatagggacacatacggcagcagcggctcagtatttggggtatcagcaggatgaggagtttgtgcaggttgggaatagatggtgatggggttggaatgtgagaagtgaaacgtgtctttgatgtaatctctgcagacgagtcctggctggaagaagttgtcatgacggtctgggccagatggaaaagacgggaaaagtgaacaactccatcagaaagagcATCAGCAGtacgtcaccatctgtaactgtaatatctatgttggtcggtttatagagattatcttcagtaacagcgtggtcatctgctgaggtcctcctccagtattagggcacgTCATCCAGCTGTAAAGAGTTACACATATTCTGATATATTTCACACGTTTCTGCTTTAAGTCGGAatatacaatgtgcacattccaatgatAACAAGGAAGACTATTGCAACaactggtgtgtccaaacttttgcctgGTACTGCATTTACTGCAGACCTCCAGCAGTAAAAGGTCCCTGTAATTATACCTACAGAAGTATTTACCACTGCAGATCTCACAGTGGAAAAGGTAAAGGGAAGCCACACATTTGACCTTATAGAGAGTGAGACTCGCATCTATGTTAGAGATGAGTGAGCacgaaaatgctcgggtgcttgttgctcgaatTCCTAATACTCAAATGCTTGTTTCAAGTAACaactataatgggagtcaatgggaaagccaagctttttttcCAGTaggccctacaaagaggtctggggggcagtgcaaatgttcaaatggatgggaaaagtgctgaatggaaagagaacagcatggggaagacccctggaagcatctctgactccgagatcgctgctgagaacaatggtgtcacacttttactccactttaaggagtgacaataagacattccaaaccgatgagaataattttttcctgtataatgacttgaatataaggcaaaatttaaaaaaaacaaagatgtaaaaaatacatataatttaagtaaaccaaaattattttttaaataaaaaaaatagcaaatgtcAGCTTAATTTATGAACAAAGCAAGAACTGACAAAAATTAGGGAttcaagagggactcagatacacactgtattaggctggagtcacacttaccgtataaaaAAATAGGTCTGAATTTgatggccgagaatcgcacaaatgttcccgaacagtgatctgtatgcaATTTTGCAATATAAGGATGCGAtttcctcccatctagtaacagtgtgacatccgtatggcatccgtatgcaatgcgattttaacgtgagcttttacatacagcagttctctctatgaaaaagctcatgttaaaatcgcattgtaaaacaCAACTGTAAATCTCGTCTTAATACCAAATAGTCTTCAaaacatatatagatagatatagatagattaaaagccggcaaatgatctgccgcgtacagtgtagaataggttagaatagaatagatagaatagatatatacacgttgaataggtgtgtatatactgtatatactgtatatatatatatatatatatatatatatatgtcagtgacacacatatatataccgtatatatcgttatatttcatagacagatagatagcagaatagccgataattcatatcattgcagaagccgacaggataggagacatggtttccatacagtaaaccattgcagaagttagatttatagatgtcagtgactcATTCTGTTAGTAGCATGTGTAAGGAGGAGAGGCAGCCTCGGTGTGCCTTGAGTTGTCTAGGACGAGTCCGGAACCACCGGTGCTGTCACCCGCGTTGCAAGGGGGAGAGTTTAGTTCTCCAGACAGACCTTTGAATTTGAGACCAGTCTAGGTGGGAAGCTGTAGGGTGCAGAGACTGAGGGCGAGCCTTCCGGCGATGCGCGGTCAGGACAAAGTAGGCCCAAGCCAGAGTGGCCTACTCAAGCTTATCAGAGACTACAGGTGGAGACGCTTCCAGAGATCGCTGACCGTGCTGACTCCCATAGTGCCACTGACCATGAGTGGTTCCTCCTTACAGCCAGACCGTAGAGGGCGCACTCCCAGATGGGACGACCAGGCCACAGACCGTGTGCGGCTGCCTGACATACCTTCTCCCATATACTCCCGTGCTGTGTCGGCGCTCAAAAGAAAGGACTGTTCCTCCTCCAGCGGATCTCCCCTTTGGACCCAGAACCTGCTACCGGACCTTCCAGGACCACCGATGACACTGAAATCTGAGGCCCATTCCGTACCAGAACGACACCTGATTCTTCAAGCGTTCAGGCCAGAATGCCACCGCTATCATCTCAGAGACTGCTCCTCATCAACGCCGGATCGATACCTGTCCAGTGTTCAGTCAGtaccatgccgtaatccatatctggggaatcagctggcattttcccatgctcaagagttcatttgagttcatgctgtgagggagcgcagcttcagtgatgtaactgctagtcactgaagctccgctctcagcatttcattaattccccagtagCTTACAACCGAGCTGGTTgcattagcactgctcctggttgtaaactttatgtaccccagatatggattacagcgtgggactgactgtatgccggacaggtatgggtatattgttggttttttatttttaattttgaacaggAGATCATGGGTTTCGCATGGATtaccagtaacaataaaatggtcaaactgtgtttaATGTTTtagttcattaaaatacttttttctggctgtgccttttttttaaccctttacaaactttaggattagtaatggatagctgtcttattgacacctctccattactaagctggtttaatgtcaccttacaatacaaaggtgacattaaccccttattaccccatatgccaccactacagggcagtagaAAGagagggctaagtgccagaattgatgcatctttctggggtggctgggggcagatgtttttagccggggggggggggggggcaataaccatggaccctctctaggctattaatatctgccctcagtcactggcattccctctctggcgcagaaaaatgccacaccatttttttccgtgaatacattcttttattaaatacatacaggtttCAAATTTTACGCAAACATACTACTAACAATAttagtcactgacatctataagtctaactgttctgcaatgttttattgtatgtaaaccatgtctcctatcctgtcggcttctgcaatgattgtacagaagccgacaaatgaattattgtctattctgctatctatctgtctatgaaatataaagatatatatatatgtatatatacacctatactatgtgtatatttctagtcCATCTATTCTATTGGAACATAGCAATagaaaaagaaatgtggcactcaccccaaggtaCTGCAAAATTAGAAACCtagtggacccgtagaagcgcatcggcgtgaaacggccgtcgtccttttcctCTCCTCCGCACACCTTCTCCCAtacccagccgcctctccacatgacGTTCGTTTAAAGATGAATAAAGGTTTCTAATTTTGCAGtaccttggggtgagtgccacatttctttttctATTGCTATGGACATTGCTGCTTTTTTCCTATGTTGAGCACCCCCGCCGATGCCTGCACATCTGAGCACATGTGATAAATGAACTTCGGTGGCaacgaaaaaaaaaagttgtaataaTACAGCCTGGTGCCGTCCGCATACCTCATTAACTTGTATTCTATTGGAAcctgtcagtgtaattttactgtacaccgcactgaattgccggcttttctatagaacaccgctgcgtatttctcgcaagtcacacgcatggtgcgtgtggtgtgtgagttttctcgcacccatagactttcattagcgagtctcggacgatatacgctgcaaatcgcagcatgctgtgatttcactcgcacgtataataaggccgagaaaaaaacggatgatgggagctgccccatagattaacattggtctgagtgctatatgattttttttctcacatagcactcatccgtattcctctctagtgtgactccggccttagcaaTATAATAAAGATAAGATATTGGACAAGTTTTTTGAGAGTTATACTcccaacgaaatgtacccaagaacacattaTACAAAGTGAATGAGCAATATGATACCAATAAATTTGTTACCAAGTTTTTGtagggttatataccaatgaacTGTTCTCCATACCATGGCATAGTCTATGGGTGATCAATATAATACCGATTaatttttttaacaagtttttgggtcgtatataccaccaaaatctacCCAAAAATATGTttaagtctatggatgagcaacatAATACCAATAAAAAATTTTTGAGGCTTGTATAACaattaaatgtacccaagaagatgtaatacccaaggatgaacaatataatatcaatatatatttaaacaattttttttaaagttatatACCAACTAAATGTACTCAAGACCACGGAATAGCCTATGAGTGATCAATATAACACAgatacattttttaacccctttccgacatgtgcCGTAATAGTGCGCACATGTCGGATTCCCCCTGCTCCGCACCTTTACCacctacagctgacatgtgccagcaacagccgcgggtggaatcgcgattcacctgcagctgttaacgagttatatgccgctgtcaaactcgagCTTACAGAAAGCGTGTCACTAATCCGGCCCTTGGTTGACACCtttacatgaccgcgggtcaccgatgggtcgggatGACAgctagaggtctgcagcagacctttgtggttgtcattgccaaattgctatgagtgccgaccagtgGTCGGATTtcatagtaagtgagcatttctgctaaacacaggcgatctgatcatcgcctgtgtgtagcaggggcgatcaaagtactgcagcttctagtctctcataaaaataattgaagcatgcaaaaagttaaaaaaaaaccctgtttttaaaaatataaaaaataagaaaaatataaaagttgaaatcacccccatttcaccccatgcaaaataaaacaaataaaaaaacaaatatactgtataaatattTTGTTttgccgatctatcaatataacaaAAAGAATTAACCAGAccactaaacggcgtaacgagaaaaaaattcaaaatgctttttttggtcaccactagATTGAAtaaaatgcaatgacgggcgatCCAAAGATCATATCGCACCAAAATGTTATCAgtaaaaaacgtcagctcggagCACAAAAAAAATCCCTCAGccagcccaagatcacgaaaaatggagacgctacaggtctcggaaaattacgcttatttatttatttttaatcataGTAACATTTATAGTTAGCAAggtcgaaaaaagacatttgtccatccagttcagcctatattccatcagaataaatccccagatctacgtccttctaaagaacctaataactgtaagatacaatattgctacgttccaggaagacatccaggcctctcttgaacccctcggctgagttctccatcaccacctccacaggcgaggaattccagattctctctgccagggccggactggccatctggcaattctggcaaatgccagaagggcctgtctggtcttgggctgccttgtctgctatgttgttaacagaattggtgttctcaagacacccatactgtaaagagttgtgatggagcacaaagttgctgactccatcacttaccccagcaggccatgggtatcattacaaatattggtcttataggaaatcttcctttcctccatccagggtaatattagtaatatatcccatctggttcatggggacagggatAACATGGGCCTGtgagatttcaaatgccagggcagaATTTCAGCCCCAATCCGTACCTGCtctctgccctaacagtaaagaatcctcttctatgttgatggaaaaaccttctctcctccacacgcaaagaatgccccctggtgcccgtcACCTTCTTTGGAAGAAACAGATCCTGGGAgaaatatttgtattgtccccttatatacttaataGTAACATCAAGTACTAAATAGTATAACATTTTggatttttctttcaccacttaaataaaaaaagaacctagccatgtttggtgtctgtgaactcgtaatgacatttttttgcagtttcactgcacttggaattttattcccgttttcgagtacatggCATGGTACAACTAATgatgtcgatcaaaagtacaactcgtcccgcaaaaatcaagccctcacatggcattttgacaaaaaaaaaaataaaaaagttacggctctaggAAGTGAAGGGAGCAAAAAAATGAGaatacaaaaccaaaaatacctctggtcgttaaggggttgaaaaaatatacatatatacatatatatatatatatatatatatatatatatatatatatatatatatataatatatgctgTCTTTTTTTCCTTATATTCAAAGATATCCGCAACAATCTCAACATGCACACACCGCTACTTCCTGTTACATATCCAGTTGTGTGTGTAAACTCCTTCCTGACTCTTTACACCATCATGATTCAGAAAAGCATATTCATCTGTTCCAGATTTATCTGACAATCTTGTGATATTAAATCTGGAAAACAAAATATTCCGTTTAGAAAATCATCACAACAGCTGCTTTTTATGAAATCACGCAGAATGATATTGTGTTATTATGAACTGCTGTTGAAGAGTAACCGCTGattaatgaaataaaaattaaaacaagagTACACAGGAAAATATGAATCTTTGTCATATAttttatcagataaatctgcttcttttacCTCCTGGATTGATCTATTTTCAATTCAAGggtaaaatgtgtattcagtgaagacagattgttacattacaggATAGGAGATCCTAAACTGTTACAGAGTCCCATATATCTGACTAACATAACTTTACTTACTCCCCTGCATACTGCATTCACTTTCCCATGACTTACAAGCTTCCATCATATGATGTTCCATTAGTCCACATCCAGCCTGTTCCAGCGTACGTACGTTTTATACCAATCCATTGATTTTCTGAACCCCTAAACCGTAACAGAAATTCCTGCCAATAAGAAAACCAGGTTACAGTTATTCTATATAATTCTGCgtggatatattattattatacatttattataTAATCCCATATGGATATTACACGTCTCTTCTATACATTTTCCGTTTCTCACCAGTTCCTCTTTATTTTCTATAATCGCCAGTGATGATTTATGTGTTTTACAGAATTTCTCGCTGTTTCTCCAGGTGTCACGTGCTGTAGAGAAGTAATAACACTTTCCCAGATACCAGATCCAATCATCATCACATGGAGCAGATTTCTGGTTCTTGATTTCTTTTCTATCatctgtacaatgaacacatcatcATTTGTATCAATTCACCAATTTATAGGCAGGGTCaccgctgcaggaagctggcagcaGGAGTGGGTCGATGTGGGCCCCAGGCTGGGAGGAGAGGGTGCAGCCTTGCACCGCTGAACATCCCCTCCTCCCAGACCATTGCCCAACccctgccagcttcctgcagcagcgaccctacCTCCTGGGGCCCCACTCCACTGCAGCGACTACCCCACCCCCCGGTAAGCTACATtcgaattataagatgcaccctcaccctcagccacagcagcacagaggatgtcaagagaggcccagccacagcagcacagagaatgTCAGCAGAGGCCCAGCCACAGCAGAACTGAGGATGTGAGGTGAGGCCCTGCTACAGCAGAATAGAGGATGTGAGGTGAGATACTGCCACAGCAGAATAGAGGATGTGAGGTGAGgcactgccacagcagcacagaggatgtcagacaCCCTGCTACAGCAGAACTGAGGATGTAaggagaggccctgccacagcagAACTGAGGATGCGAGGTGAGGCCCTGCTACAGCAGAactgaggatgtcaggagaggccctGTCACAGAAGCACAGATGATTTCAG contains:
- the LOC143769573 gene encoding C-type lectin domain family 2 member A-like; translation: MSVAVSDNDGLSEHEVMVGTGRSVFSKYIPQKRVTQSQKCKPESVAGWILLIILLVVMIIILTTVIIELTNTLIVARTLDDRKEIKNQKSAPCDDDWIWYLGKCYYFSTARDTWRNSEKFCKTHKSSLAIIENKEELEFLLRFRGSENQWIGIKRTYAGTGWMWTNGTSYDGSLFNITRLSDKSGTDEYAFLNHDGVKSQEGVYTHNWICNRK